A window from Pseudomonas campi encodes these proteins:
- a CDS encoding c-type cytochrome, with protein sequence MKKVLIAVAALCALSANVQAAQDAEAVYAKACAACHDGQLPIAPKRGDKAAWEPRLAKGMDALVASVTNGLNAMPPRGLCMDCTAEDYQAVIKVMSE encoded by the coding sequence ATGAAAAAAGTATTGATCGCAGTAGCGGCACTTTGTGCCCTGTCCGCTAATGTACAGGCTGCACAGGATGCCGAGGCGGTATATGCCAAGGCTTGCGCGGCCTGCCACGATGGACAATTGCCGATAGCGCCCAAGCGTGGCGACAAGGCAGCCTGGGAGCCGCGTCTGGCCAAAGGCATGGACGCGCTGGTAGCCAGCGTGACCAATGGTTTGAATGCCATGCCGCCGCGTGGTTTGTGCATGGACTGCACTGCAGAGGACTACCAGGCCGTCATCAAGGTGATGAGCGAGTAA